The sequence below is a genomic window from Streptomyces sp. V1I1.
CCCGCCGCTACGGCTACGAGGAGGTCGCCGACTGGCTCTGGACCGGCACCCTGCGGGCCGGTGTCCGGTTCACCGCCCCCGCCGAGCCGCTCGCCGCCGCCCGTCGCGCGGTCGAGGCGCTGCCCGCGCACAGCGGTTCGGCGGACCGGCTCCGGGTGGCCGCCATCGCGGCCGCGGTCGCGGATCCGCTGCGCTTCGACCTCGACCGGGACGCCGTGCTCGGCAGCGCCCGGACGCTGATCCCCACCCTCGTAGATGCCCTGCCTACGGTCGGCAGGCCGCACCGGGGCGAGGGCCGGATCGCCTGGCGGCTCTGGTCGCGACTGACCGCCGAGCGCCCGGACGAGTCATTCATTCGGGCCCTGGACATGGCTCTCTCCCTGCTGATCGACCACGATCTGGCCGCCTCGACGCTCGCCGTGCGGGTCGCCGCATCCGCGCGCGCCCATCCGTACGCCGTGGTCTCGGCAGGACTCGGCGCACTCGACGGCCCGCTGCACGGGGCCGCCAGCGGTCTCGCACACCGCATGCTGGCCGAGGTCCTGGAGCGGGGAAGCGCCGCGGCCGTCGTGGCGGACCATCTGCGGGCGGGCCGTCGTGTGCCGGGTCTCGGCCATCGGCTCTACCCGGGCAAGGACCCCCGCGCCGAGGCGCTGTTCGGCGTACTGGCCGAGCTGCCCACCGCCCGTCCCGCGCTCGAGGCGGCACGCGAGGTGGAGGCCACGACGGCCCGCCATGTGGAGCTGCACGCCAATGTCGACCTGGCGCTCGCGGTGCTCTCGGTGGCGTCCGGGATGCCGGCCGAGGCGGGCGAGACGGTCTTCGCCGTGGCGCGTACGGCCGGCTGGATCGCGCACGCGATGGAGGAGTACGAGGAGCGCCCGCTGCGGATGCGTCCGAGTGGGCAGTACGACGGCCCCCGCCCGCCCAGGCCGTTGCCGTGAGCAGGAGGAGGACTCGACGCGTCAGGAGCGGTAGGTCTCGTCAGGAGCGATAGGCCTCCACTTCACTGACCTGCGCCGTCGGCCAGCCGGTGTTGGCCGTCACAGTGAGGCGCAGATGGCGGATGCTCATACCGGCCGGGAGCCGGACGGTGACCTGCGATTCGGCGGGGCGGCCGACCGGGGCGGCGACCTGCTCGAAGTCGGCGAGGTCCACCGCCGCCCAGGGCGCGTGAGTGGAAATTTCGGAAAGGCCGCTCGGCCCTCTACCGTTCCTAGGCATGAGCCCCGTTCCGACCACCCCCGCCCGGCGCCGGCGGTTCGGCTGGCCGCAGCGGGTTTTCTCCCAGGTCCTGCTGATGCAGCTGGCCATAGCCACCGGTGTCACTGTGCTGGC
It includes:
- a CDS encoding citrate/2-methylcitrate synthase yields the protein MTDHAADGERLTTKEAAARLGVKPETVYAYVSRGQLSSRRDPSGRGSTFDANEVDALSRKGRREPASVGDVTQRIRTRITLIDKDRYYFRGVDATELARRYGYEEVADWLWTGTLRAGVRFTAPAEPLAAARRAVEALPAHSGSADRLRVAAIAAAVADPLRFDLDRDAVLGSARTLIPTLVDALPTVGRPHRGEGRIAWRLWSRLTAERPDESFIRALDMALSLLIDHDLAASTLAVRVAASARAHPYAVVSAGLGALDGPLHGAASGLAHRMLAEVLERGSAAAVVADHLRAGRRVPGLGHRLYPGKDPRAEALFGVLAELPTARPALEAAREVEATTARHVELHANVDLALAVLSVASGMPAEAGETVFAVARTAGWIAHAMEEYEERPLRMRPSGQYDGPRPPRPLP